DNA from Malus sylvestris chromosome 11, drMalSylv7.2, whole genome shotgun sequence:
tcatatgaactacatctacaacatttgagattgcaaattttctaacaaaatttacattcaaagaagcaagaataaagcttgtaacaattacaacattcaaatcaaagactatgaactacaaaccCCAAAAGGattactagacctaggctctgataccacttgaaggaaaaatttgtgaaaacaagttcatttgagcaacatctatgcatgctattaacaattaaagatGGAATCATACTTGTATGCactctgtttgtaccatacttgaccaatcccgaaactactgagcaccagtcaacgttataccgtcaaagacccataagagtttccctccaaccaggaggccaatcacagcgcaacacgtgttgacatcagaagccaatcatagtgcgacacgtgtcaacatcagaagccaatcacaacacgatacgtgtcaatgtcaaaatgaaactagaaactctcttctataaatagagatcattctctcacaatattgcctaaggtcatttgtattaaatcattcactagtactcactaaaggagagcttgaacctatgtacttgtgtaaacccttcacaattaatgagaactcctctactccgtggacgtagccaacctgggtgaaccacgtacatcttgtgttttgcttccctgtccctatccatttacttacttatccacactagtgaccggaacaatctagcaaggtcacaaacttagcactttctgttgtaccaaagtcctcgctgattttgtgcatcaacacactcaaaaaaaaaactttatccatgaaattcaaggTCTAGTAGTTGTGCTGAATCATGATtcaactcaaatcttaaagaaaagagttgagaaacttttatacctttgaagaacctctttgcataagcaaaggctaatcacccaaaagAGAGGTTCTTCATTCCTTCCTTCTTaactccatggatttcttggaggaggatggttgaatggattctccaagttcccaagaaagggaacctctaagtttccacaccaaggagggacTTAAAGAAGAAATGAGTAACCTTGGAGGAGGATTGATACTCGTAAATCCCaacctcctagagagaaaaaggagagtttttgttctctccaatttcctcaagagagaaccctaatgaattttggctataaagtcccttatatagtcacttcacttaagtgacataaagaaccaaaaaacctTTCGTTCTTGATATGTCCGGCCTTCTAAAGgctttgggttgtttgggccctTTTAAGTcattaagttaatgggcttggtGGTtctaggcccaatgggccttgaGTTCCACTAATTACTCAAAagctaaaacgaacttattcgtttgattaattaacatattaattaatcctagccataaataattaaaccatttaattatctttactcatctccgttgtttcttcaatctctaccttacacggtgtatgatccattatgttccttttagtgaggcagtgggcgattagaactctacaaatcgattgtgaattgaaacttactttcaatgctccctttagtgattatgcacctttagggcttccacaaaccatgagtgacacctagcagtatgtcatggctatcCAAGCTAATCataagaggtagagaacctattcagtttgggattacaatgcaatatggtctttctctaatacaatactcttgatcacattgtttggtttgatagtttattcatgtctactatccaatgtgattcttttacttatatATTACCTTGaacgtgatttggaacgacttcctaaatctcattcatactctggttagagattcttaatcatatcatagagaattctcccttaaacggtattaaggttagagatcccttgttgtgcattcacttgcctctatagctaagtggcttaaccccaactatgtcgtgaaCACCttctgacggagtgactttgacatagtcaaagatcaaagacctaaccacaagacaactatgatgcctcaggtcaaatgactactttgcattatcccaaccatgagttctcatgtgacataagtatgagaactccttgttaatCACGTTCAGTGGATTCATTTTCTATTGAGCACTTACATGATTGTCATGGTgttagtcacaccaatgactcaagaccaatcactctctctaagagaagacatagcacgtactaatcttaaataactatcaatgcccaattggcaatcctatgatcaggaatatttaggatatgtatatgaaaaagaatggtttcatgaatctaacttctttaaatcacattctcccaattacatattccttggactatttaagcatataacgtttatatgagacgactttaaacaataatttttgccatttatattaaactagattagtttaacatgtgaaatgtccgtaaagtatcatcatatgattgtctttagggcacatttccaacaatttttTTACCAGAATGAGCTAGACAATGAAGATGGGTGGAGCTTATCAGTGACTACAATTATACAATCGACTACATGTTCCTTGGAATGAAAAGCCAATGAAGGAAATtatggatgaagcacatatttcgaCTTATGGTTCTACCAAGAAGTATTATACAATCATGCCTTTCTATTAGTGGTTGGGTATGAAGAGGGATGTTGCTGAATATGTGAAAAAGTGTTTAATTTGCCAGCAAGTGAAAGCAGAAAAATAGAAACTGGTTGGATTATCTTAACATTATCCTATTCCAATTTGGAAGTGGGAAGAAATTACTATGGATTTCCTTTACAATATACCAAGAACAAGAGCTAGCCATGATGGTATATGGGTAATAGTGGATCGTCTCACGAAATATGCACACTTTATTCGGGTACGTGAGGATTACTCAATTACAAAATTGGCTCAATTGTTCATTGACCAGATTGTTCCAATGCATGGAGTACCAGTCACTATTATATTGGATCGAGATGCCTGATTCACTGCTAAGTTTTGGAAGGCTTTTTAGCAAGCCATGGGCACTCAACTACTTATAGTACCACTTTCCATCCTCAAACTGATGTGCAATTTGAGAAGACTATTCAGACGCTTGAGGATATGTTGAGAGCAAATGTCATGCAATTCAACGAGAGTTGAGATTGCCATCTACTGTTAATGGAATTTACCTACtataatagtttccataaaaGTCTTGGTATGTCACCTTTTGAGTCATTGTATGGTAAAGCATGTCGGACCCCGTTATATTGGAATGAGGTAGGCGAAAGAACCATTTTGGGTCCAGAACTGGTGGATGAAGTCACTAACAGATACAAGTAATGAAAGGGTATGGTGCGATTTGGGAAGCGGGAAAAGCTCAGTTCTCGACATATTGGTTCCTGGTATATCACTGATAGTGTAGGAAATGTAGCTTATTGTTTGGGCTTACCTCCAGAGTTGCCATGTGTTCATAAGTATTTCAAGTATCGACGCTTTGAGGGTATCTACCAGACAAATCTCATGTATTAGAATCGACACAAGTGGACCTACGAAAAGATCTGACATATGAAGAAGAACCAGTAACTATACTAGATAGGAGAgagaaaacacttcaaaacaagGTGATACTTATGATGAAAGTTCTTTGGAGAAACCATAAGATcaaagaagctacttgggaaacTAAAGAAAGTATAAGAGCGCAATATCCCTATATTTTCTACTAGTTATTTTAGAAATTTCGCtgatgaaattttcttaagggggtagACTGCTACAACCTAGACCTtaaaatattgtattttattcttgAACCATTTGAAATGACCAAATTACCCCTAGTTGGGTGTCTTTCTAGCCTCGACTTGAATTTCAATTtctcatatttaaaaaaaaaaaaaattgtaatcacAATTGTGTAAGCAAAGACGGAATTAGAATATGACTTACGAGAGTTAAGTTACGAAACTATATTGAAAGAGGgcattttaataattttcacTTGGGAAATTATTAAGTGGGTTAAACCCCAACCGTTCCTCCTCCTTTCTCATTTCGGAAAACATTCACTGACTCTGTAACtctcggctctctctctctccgcacTCTCTCTGTCACCGAGAGGAAACCCTCACCACCACCCACGATATCGTCCAAATCCCGTCCCCAGACCACCAAAATCAGACTCTCTGTGGTCCAAGGATCATGGGGGTACCCTTGCATGTGGACCTCGGTCAATGTTAGTGGGTGAACATGTGCTCCGAGGCTCTCCAGTGAGTTTCACGGCGAAAACCTATGGAAACGCCGTCGATTGAGCTCGGGGATCCCTCCATTTTAACCAAGTATCATTCTCTTCCATTGCATGTGAGTTTTGTGTTGGAGTGAGAGGTTTTAACCTCTGTGGTACCTGTGTTCTTCGTTTCAAGTTCCTGGCAAGAGGAAACGGACGAATTCCAGCGAGATCGAGGCGCAATCTACCTCGAATCCCTCTGCATTTGATCTGGGTAAGTTCCTTGTGTTTATATTTGTGCTGTGGGGTGAAATGAGTTGAGATTTGAGGTTTTAACCCCATCATGTCGTGTTCTTCACATTTCCAGAAATCGACGAGGAGGTCCGACGAGTTTCTGCTGAGTCCGACATGGATTCAACATCCTTTGGTCCAAATCTGAGTTTAGGTAACTCCCTAGACTTAGCTTTGTGATTCTGGTTGGACTGAGAATATAAAACACGTTGAAATCGAGCTAATCCGACGGCGGCAGACCGTTAACTTTAATGGCGACTGTGGAGGATACGTTAACTTTAACGGCATCTACAAACGAGAAAGGTGTATTCCGTTAAACCTTTAGACATTTTTCGACGACCTACGTGGCACCAGCGACGGCGAATGGGACGTTTACTTGCCTAACTGCAACGGCCAGTAGAAACACAACAACAAGAAAAATGGAGAAATGCCGAACGAGAAGAGCCAGTTATCTCATTGTGAATAGTTTCGGAATGAGTTAACTCAATGAACACAGAAAGTAAAAACAGATATGTACAAGGGAAAGGGAAGTGATTAGAGGTTCTACACTTCACTCATCACCCATAGCCTTTAACACACACAAGCACAAGGTCAGACGGAGTAGCATCACTTACAATTTTACAAATTTGAGTTAACATACTACCATAAATAGAGAAAcatacttatataaaaacatacCTTTGTGCTGGGATTTAGTAGAAGATGAGTAATAGGTGGGCTATTGGCTAACGGTGGGAAGGATGGTGAGATTTTCTTGTTTGAATTGGTTTGACGAAGGTTTTCAAAACATTTATCtggttttttttatgaaaatggacAGAAAATATATCTGGGTTTAGTGTGGTGGTGGTGAGGCGGGTGGAGGTCATGGGGATGCTGGCGAAGGGCAATTTGCAGTTGTAGAGGAGATGGGTGAGGTTGGGGTGCCCGGAGACGGGCAAGAACGATGTCGTCGGGTAGAATGGGGAAGAAGGgtgattttattttaaattgtaaggGGTGGGTCCcacaatttttataaaaatatttaaatgattttattttttatttttaattaattttttaatccagttTGGCTAGGGAGTGGAACCCATTTCATGTCACGTCAATTTTaacatgaggtatgaaattgtggttCAACTCATAGTTAAggtaattttgtgtaatttattctaaaaatataattcaaattttCAAGACGGCGAAGAAATGCGTGAATCTCATTCAAGACACCCTAGAACCTAGTTTTCTTTCAACTGGATAGTGGAGGATGGGTTGAAACATTCAACCTAGTGTGAACTTGTCTCCATAAGATAATGGTGAAGAAAATAATCCAAGAGATCATTAGTCCCACAAACATGCCTTCTGCTGGgggtagagagagagggacCCGGCTTCTCTGCTCTTCTAGTTCCTATACACTATAATCCCTTCCTATTTTGTGCAGTCAtggttaagctacgtcaacattttatattgatttttttatagagataataagacaaaaagcaataatgatataaaatgttgacgtggcttaattgtgaccgcacaaataggaggggatgataGTGTATGAAAACTGGAGGGCAGAGAGCCAGGTCCGAGAGAGAGGTGGTGGGTGTGGTTATGGCAGCAGAGGGAAGGTAGGAAACCACAAATTCACAGCCAAGAGATTCACACACTCATGGATAAAACACTTGACGTGATTGCAACGCCATCCTTGGTCACGCTTTTGGCAAACGTCAACGAAAATCATTTAATGGCACTACAGCAATGCCATTCAATCACAACCAAGGaacaaaatgccgataataACGGCGatatcgtcgatattatcggttttttgcCGGatcgatattttaataggtatccaaagggttttcgtcaaaatatcgtgatattatcgataatatcgataatatcacggTATTTCTGAaattatcgcgatatttttgGAACTGGCtactcggagaagaacgccggaaatgggtgtgcctattcccgagccgatttcgtcccaaaaaccttgcaaaaacacgattaaGATCAAGATCTAAGCTACAGAGCCATTGAAAACACAACCACAATTCATATGcatgaatcaatcgaagaggtaaGAAGGTGAGGGACCGGAAGTTGACCTGACCACCGACGGCGATGGTGACGACAGTGATGGCGACGACGGCGACGACGAATGCGCTACCTTTGCCATAGTCCCCTAGAGCAATACAAGCTCTCTGGATTTTGTTCACCAACGAGATCAGGTTCTCCATTCTTGGCTTAGGAAGTTGGTGGCGGTAGCAACGACTACGGCGTCAGAATCAGATCGCCTGGATCTGAGGCGTGCTCGAAACTTTGACGTTCAAAGACCTAGATCTGCGGTGGAGACGATGACGAGAGGCGAGGGGCgaggtctctgtgcgtgtgtgtgggagacgATGACGATGACGAGGGGCGatgtctctgtgcgtgtgtgtgggagaagggagaagagagatcgagagatctgtgtgtgtgtgtgtgggagaatggagaagggagagaagagagaaggaacgtgagagaaagagagacctcagtctctgtcggagagaagagagaaggatcgagagagagagagacctcagTCTCTGTTTGCGTGTGatctgtgtgtgcgtgtgtgttggCGTGTGAgagtctgtgtgtgtgtgggtgggtggcgtgtaagaaaaaaaagcatCTAAATAATTCAACTTTTACAGCTTTTACATGTACAATTTTTTATAGTCTGTGActgtgtgtttaaacttctttcattaattactacatattttctacactcataatgtttgccagctcgctatataatcaacttaaatcagttaaatctatcatgcaatgcatttccttccaattttttgtgataaactaatagataattgactaaataaacatcctgcaaagtttcaataaaaatttccaagtttttcttacaatttccttggtttccatattatttttatcaatatcgataatatcccgatatttccatcgatatttccgtgtttttggactaccgatatttccgatattaccgatatttaataccttgatcACAACTATACGATGTTTAAGAAACATCGTGGGTCTAAATTTTCAGCCCAAATTTCTTCTCTTGGCGcctctttattttcatttccatgATCATATAAAGATAGTATGATGTCCCTTTTTCAAGTGGCTGTACGACATTTActatttgtaaaataaaaacaaagaaagaatttTGCTTGAGCTTATGGTGAACCTTCTTGTTGTACAATGTTCTAGATAGGttcttttttaaaataaaataataataataataaaataataaaaattattactAAGCGGAGTGAGAGAGTTCTAAACTATTATAATAATCTAGCAGAGGGGGAATTTTGATCTCATAACGCATGAGTAGAAACTCAACACCCTATCCACTAGGTTCTTGTTAATTTGCTATTTCTCTAATTATAaggatgatcttcaaatgaagattaagagaTAAAACGGTTCCAATTATGAAATTTGTACATGAAGATACGTTATTTGCAAGTTGAGGAATTAGCTCATCCCCAATGGGGGcatgcaagtattatcctttattattattattattattattattattgaggGGGTGGGGGAGGATTCAAAACTACTACATTACTTAGAGGAGGAGGAATTTTGAACTCAAAACGAATGACTAGAAACTCAACACTGTATCTACTAAAATATTCGGTATTGAAAGTCATTATTCTCGTGAAAAAAGAGTTgtgttacaaaaataaaaataaaaaacatgaaaaaggcGTACAGGGTGGAGAAAAGGTCTGatatcccaattttttttttaacatagaAATGAAATTACAACGAGTAACTTCGAGaaacatgtcaaattttaaccgatacaacattaaattaagaAGGAAAATTACTAAACCTAATACATGAATGATCATATAAATGACGAGAGGAAGCTAATGTAATATCACCGTTTTATACACTGatgattgtgtgtgtgtgtgtgtgtattccaGTGATGTATAACAAACACAACCAAGGATTAAGATCTAGTTTGCTAAAAAATCAAGttctcagagagagagagagagagagagagagagaggaacaaCTTTATTGACAAGTAGATTGCTTGTCAATGAAATCCTTCACCTCCTTAATAAAAAAAGATGACTCTTTGAGCTCAGGAAACGCGTAAAATCCATGAAATGAATTCGGGTACTCGATCAAGTAAGCTTGTATCCTGTTCTTCATCAACCCCTGGTAGTATATCTTTTGCCAGTCCTTTAACGGATCAAAACCTCCCACGAAAACTATCGTCGCCGGAAACTTCACCCCCAAGACACAGCGTGATTCTGGTCCGAACACGTTCGCCACCGCGTGGTCCCTATCCGACCCCTCCGGCAAAAACGCCTTCCAATACCAGTCAGTCTGCTCCAAAGTAATCGCCAAGCCCTTTTTTGCAAGCCTTGTTTCCGATTCGGTCCTTTCTTTCCCGCCAAAAAATGGCTGTATCGCTATTAGTCCCATCACCCTCATCTGGCAAAACTCATGGTTACTCGCCTTGATTGCCACGTGGTGGGCCAGGTTGCCGCCAGCGCTGTCTCCGGCGAGGAAACACCTGGTGATGTCAACCTTGTTAAGATCAAGGCCTTCAATTCTTGTTGTGTCAATGAATTTGAGGACGTCGAAGCCGTCTTCGTATTGGGAGGGATACCGATGCTCCGGCGCATGGCGGTAGTTGACTGAGGTGACTACTGCGGGGAGTTCGGTGGCGAGGCGTTTGCAGAGGTCGTTGTAGGGTTGTGAGTTGGCACAAAAGAACACGAATCCACCACCGTGGAAGTAGATAACGAGTGGTAGTTTGGCGGCAACGTCGGTGGTGGTAGGGATGTAGAGGCGGAACCAGAGGTTGCGAGAGGGGTCCACCATTACGTCGGAGGTTTTGACAGGGTCGTTGGGTTTGTTTGAATGCGAAGCTTTAAAGTCGAAGAGGCTGATAAGACGGCGGTTGACAGTGCCGTTGGAGCGGCGAGTGGCGTCGATGACTATGGTGAGGATGGAGAGTAAGAGACGGACCTTGCATGTAAGGTTGGGCGATGTGGGCGGGTTTTGGGCCATCTTGCTCTTTCCGTCGGTGTTTGCATGCATGTTTTCCCGTTGGTTCTAAGCTTTATTTATTTACGGATAACACCGAGCAGATTAAATTTATAgaccaaatttacaaactaaataatgtatcACTGATAAGAAATAATCACGTTAATTAAAACTTAACTAATAAtacaatcatcaactttcatataatttaattacaaaatttagagcatctccaaatgagatgtcaaattaAAAACATCTAATTTCAATTTGATGGTTGACTTGACAATTTGACATATTGTCAATATTTTCCTTATATTCGATATGCCAAATTTATTGTTtcgtttatgtttttttttaaacaaaaatagggtagttgttggtttaaaaataataaaatagtattTAAATATGTTAGCATTTAAGGTATAAAACAGGTAGAATGCCTTTGGAAAtagaaaaaaatcatatttgaaGGCAGATTCAAATTTAACATCTATTTATCTATGTC
Protein-coding regions in this window:
- the LOC126588478 gene encoding probable carboxylesterase 18, whose protein sequence is MHANTDGKSKMAQNPPTSPNLTCKVRLLLSILTIVIDATRRSNGTVNRRLISLFDFKASHSNKPNDPVKTSDVMVDPSRNLWFRLYIPTTTDVAAKLPLVIYFHGGGFVFFCANSQPYNDLCKRLATELPAVVTSVNYRHAPEHRYPSQYEDGFDVLKFIDTTRIEGLDLNKVDITRCFLAGDSAGGNLAHHVAIKASNHEFCQMRVMGLIAIQPFFGGKERTESETRLAKKGLAITLEQTDWYWKAFLPEGSDRDHAVANVFGPESRCVLGVKFPATIVFVGGFDPLKDWQKIYYQGLMKNRIQAYLIEYPNSFHGFYAFPELKESSFFIKEVKDFIDKQSTCQ